The following proteins are co-located in the Telopea speciosissima isolate NSW1024214 ecotype Mountain lineage chromosome 9, Tspe_v1, whole genome shotgun sequence genome:
- the LOC122639022 gene encoding F-box protein At2g26160-like — MASSVSDDCNGKRLKNSIDCHGVNKSIMFALPEDIKFLIVNKLDVVDLHCFSSVCKSWQSIAMAAKKIQPRPPQLPWLMFSSFNDHRLVFFRLTDGKVLRLEIPETYFGSQCVVVGSNWGWLIMVDKMRRTNFLLNPFTRIVIQLPPLDTLPIHYDNDVGIPSVLFRIVSKDNFINKAMLLSPPAAAATTTNNSTLNDCVVIAIYCNNELAFCRPGDDAWTSLGIYFKDIILCHGKLYAITEQFDLKLVKLGGFNPKIKSCNIAPPVAKEDLSPLQKSFYLVECLGELLMVIKYYVRDYNLRYHYTSLTFKIFKLDLKGRRWIKVEDLGDRTLFIGTSTSLSVSARDHPGLKGNCIYFTDHEDFGNRGPKVYETLASLFHLEDNSTQHLSSYGLGGSPSTPIWITPIF, encoded by the coding sequence ATGGCCTCTTCCGTGTCCGATGATTGCAATGGAAAGCGGTTGAAGAACAGCATTGATTGCCATGGTGTGAACAAGAGTATCATGTTTGCACTTCCAGAGGATATCAAGTTTTTGATTGTAAACAAGTTAGATGTGGTGGACTTACATTGCTTTAGTTCAGTTTGCAAGTCCTGGCAATCAATCGCCATGGCTGCCAAGAAAATACAGCCACGACCTCCTCAACTCCCATGGCTCATGTTTTCCTCCTTCAACGATCATCGTCTTGTGTTTTTCAGACTCACCGATGGCAAAGTTTTGAGGTTAGAAATCCCTGAAACCTATTTTGGCTCTCAGTGTGTTGTTGTTGGATCTAATTGGGGATGGTTGATAATGGTGGATAAGATGAGACGCACCAATTTCCTTTTAAATCCATTTACCAGAATTGTAATTCAACTTCCACCACTAGATACTCTTCCCATTCACTACGACAACGACGTAGGAATtccttctgtactttttcgtaTTGTGTCGAAAGATAACTTCATtaataaggctatgttgttatCACcacctgctgctgctgctactactactaacAATTCTACATTGAATGATTGTGTGGTCATAGCGATTTATTGTAATAACGAATTAGCCTTCTGTAGGCCAGGGGATGATGCGTGGACCTCCTTGGGAATATATTTTAAAGACATTATTTTATGTCATGGAAAATTGTATGCCATTACTGAACAATTTGATCTTAAACTTGTGAAGTTGGGTGGttttaatccaaaaataaaaagctgTAACATTGCTCCTCCAGTAGCAAAAGAGGATCTCAGTCCCCTTCAGAAATCGTTCTATTTGGTGGAATGTCTTGGAGAGTTGTTGATGGTTATAAAATATTATGTACGTGATTATAATCTACGATATCACTACACAAGTCTTACGTTCAAGATATTTAAGTTAGATTTAAAGGGTCGGAGATGGATTAAGGTGGAGGATTTGGGTGATCGAACGCTATTTATTGGCACAAGTACTTCCTTGTCTGTCTCGGCACGTGACCACCCTGGATTGAAAGGAAACTGCATATACTTCACGGATCATGAAGACTTTGGCAATCGTGGACCTAAAGTATATGAAACATTAGCTAGTTTGTTTCACTTGGAAGATAACAGCACTCAACATTTATCCTCATATGGTTTGGGGGGTTCTCCATCTACACCCATCTGGATCACACCAATTTTTTGA